In Chryseobacterium lactis, a single genomic region encodes these proteins:
- a CDS encoding GNAT family N-acetyltransferase: MGELKFRNAELSDLKKIVEIYNSTIASRMVTADVEEVSVESKQQWFDEHNPETRPLWVVEDAEDQTVGWVSFSSFHERAAYSGTVEVSIYLDEICRGKGYGKTILQYCIDNAGKFGVNNLVALIFLHNEPSLKLFRHFGFEDWGTLPDVAVLDGIERSLKILGKRIS; this comes from the coding sequence ATGGGAGAATTAAAGTTCAGAAATGCTGAGTTAAGTGATTTAAAGAAAATCGTAGAAATATACAATTCTACAATCGCTTCAAGAATGGTGACAGCGGATGTTGAAGAAGTTTCAGTAGAAAGTAAACAGCAGTGGTTTGATGAACATAATCCTGAAACAAGACCGCTGTGGGTGGTTGAAGATGCTGAAGATCAGACAGTAGGATGGGTGAGTTTCAGCTCATTCCATGAAAGGGCGGCTTATAGCGGAACGGTAGAGGTAAGTATTTATCTGGATGAAATTTGCCGGGGTAAAGGATATGGAAAAACAATTCTCCAATATTGTATCGACAACGCAGGAAAATTCGGGGTTAATAATCTGGTAGCACTTATCTTTCTTCACAATGAGCCAAGTTTAAAGTTGTTCAGGCATTTTGGATTTGAAGACTGGGGAACATTACCGGATGTTGCTGTTTTGGATGGCATTGAAAGAAGTCTGAAGATCTTAGGAAAGAGAATCAGTTAA
- a CDS encoding GLPGLI family protein — MKKTLILLALYAGSLYQSQTNRFTYELQYRKDSSKEYRTDLMNLDISPKSVKFYDRKFADFDIKNKEANQSISHYSTKTDQVIERKPDSFKNNWYRDFFDYFVVKTNDEMSWKVLQETKEYNGYKLQKATTDFAGRSWNAWFSNEINIKEGPYKFRGLPGLIFILEDKDQNFVYKLVNNEKLSADYDTKDFVETHYGKSAIPISNEKFNTYIEEIYQNPTRMFAEGIKNGNKATFKNETVESVEELNKKKEMLQNGIKGRFIYIEKDKEPVFKN, encoded by the coding sequence ATGAAAAAAACACTAATCTTACTCGCTTTATACGCAGGATCTCTATATCAATCTCAAACCAACCGGTTTACTTACGAACTTCAATATCGAAAAGATTCGTCAAAAGAATACAGAACAGATTTAATGAATTTAGACATCAGCCCTAAGTCGGTTAAATTTTATGACAGAAAATTTGCAGATTTTGATATCAAAAATAAGGAAGCCAATCAATCGATATCCCATTATAGTACAAAGACAGATCAAGTTATAGAAAGGAAACCGGATTCTTTTAAAAACAACTGGTACAGAGATTTTTTTGATTATTTTGTGGTGAAAACAAATGATGAAATGAGCTGGAAGGTCCTTCAGGAAACCAAAGAATACAATGGTTATAAACTTCAAAAAGCCACAACAGATTTCGCCGGCAGAAGCTGGAATGCATGGTTTTCTAATGAGATTAATATCAAAGAAGGTCCTTATAAATTCAGAGGGCTTCCCGGGCTAATTTTTATACTGGAAGATAAAGATCAAAATTTTGTGTATAAGTTGGTTAACAATGAAAAACTCAGTGCAGATTATGACACCAAAGATTTTGTAGAAACTCACTATGGTAAATCAGCTATTCCGATTAGTAATGAAAAATTCAATACATATATTGAAGAAATTTACCAAAATCCTACCAGGATGTTTGCAGAAGGAATAAAGAATGGCAATAAAGCTACCTTTAAAAATGAAACCGTAGAATCTGTTGAAGAGCTAAACAAGAAAAAAGAAATGCTTCAGAATGGTATCAAGGGGCGATTTATTTATATTGAAAAGGATAAAGAGCCTGTTTTCAAAAATTAA